One window of Thioclava sp. GXIMD4216 genomic DNA carries:
- a CDS encoding methionine ABC transporter permease: MSANLIHLLIEATGQTLYMVAISALLGTVFGLPLGTFLACSQKGELLSAPLVNKVLGLVVNATRSVPFIILVVAIIPFTRFIAGTSIGTTAAIVPLTIAAVPFIARLIENAIREVDGGLIEAARSMGATPMQIIRKVLIPEAAPSITLGLTLAVVSLIGYSAMVGAVGGEGLGDLGIRYGYQRFMPEVMLAVVVILIVLVQLVQSIGEWIAARVDKRAPKSRGQ; this comes from the coding sequence ATGTCGGCTAACCTTATCCACCTGCTGATCGAGGCCACCGGCCAGACGCTCTATATGGTGGCGATCTCGGCGCTTCTGGGCACTGTTTTCGGGCTGCCCTTGGGAACCTTCCTTGCCTGCTCGCAAAAGGGCGAACTGCTTTCGGCGCCTTTGGTCAATAAGGTGTTGGGGCTGGTGGTGAATGCCACGCGCTCGGTGCCTTTCATCATTCTGGTGGTGGCGATCATCCCCTTCACCCGTTTCATCGCAGGCACCTCTATCGGCACTACGGCGGCGATTGTGCCGCTGACGATCGCGGCGGTGCCTTTCATCGCGCGGTTGATCGAAAACGCCATCCGCGAGGTCGATGGCGGGCTGATCGAGGCCGCTCGGTCGATGGGCGCCACGCCCATGCAGATCATCCGCAAGGTGCTGATCCCCGAGGCCGCCCCTTCCATCACGCTGGGGCTGACGCTCGCGGTCGTGTCGCTGATTGGCTATTCGGCCATGGTGGGCGCGGTCGGCGGCGAAGGCTTGGGTGATCTGGGCATCCGCTATGGCTATCAGCGCTTCATGCCCGAGGTCATGCTGGCGGTGGTCGTCATTCTCATTGTGCTCGTGCAGCTGGTCCAGTCGATTGGCGAATGGATTGCCGCACGGGTGGATAAACGCGCGCCGAAAAGCCGCGGACAATAA
- a CDS encoding methionine ABC transporter ATP-binding protein — protein MSISDDLSPSGAAAGQGAAIRFEAVSKSYSKPGGGRFDALSEVSLDVTPGTITGIIGRSGAGKSTLLRMVNGLEVPSSGRVIVAGHDVGAARGGALRTIRRDVGMIFQHFNLLASRTVRDNIALPLEVAGVPKAQIKPRVAELIERVGLGVQADRYPAELSGGQKQRVGIARALATNPKVLLSDEATSALDPETTQTVLQLLRDINRDLGLTVLLITHEMAVVRDIASHVAVIDGGRIVEAGETYDVFVRPQHPTTRSFLSGVTGVTLPDFVASRLHETAGSEEVIRVTFAGQHATDPMLALLGRDLGVSVNILAGAVEEISGRPFGNLLVSLPAQRGAEARAYLERHNLTTEVLGYVG, from the coding sequence ATGAGCATATCAGACGATCTTTCCCCCTCGGGTGCCGCCGCGGGCCAAGGGGCCGCGATCCGTTTCGAGGCGGTCAGCAAATCTTACTCCAAGCCGGGTGGGGGTCGGTTCGATGCGCTGTCGGAGGTGTCTCTGGATGTGACGCCGGGGACGATCACCGGCATCATCGGGCGGTCAGGCGCGGGGAAATCGACGCTTCTGCGGATGGTCAACGGGCTTGAGGTGCCGAGCTCGGGGCGGGTGATCGTGGCGGGCCATGATGTGGGGGCGGCCCGCGGGGGCGCGCTGCGCACGATCCGTCGCGATGTCGGCATGATCTTCCAGCATTTCAACCTTCTGGCCTCGCGCACGGTGCGCGACAATATCGCGCTGCCTCTCGAGGTGGCGGGGGTGCCCAAGGCCCAGATCAAGCCGCGCGTGGCCGAGCTGATCGAGCGCGTGGGTCTGGGCGTGCAGGCCGACCGCTATCCGGCCGAGCTGTCGGGCGGGCAGAAGCAGCGCGTGGGGATCGCGCGGGCGCTGGCCACCAACCCGAAGGTTCTGCTGTCGGATGAGGCGACCTCGGCGCTGGACCCCGAGACCACCCAGACCGTTCTGCAGCTTCTGCGCGATATCAACCGCGATCTGGGGCTGACCGTTCTGCTGATCACCCATGAGATGGCCGTGGTGCGCGATATCGCCAGCCATGTGGCGGTGATCGATGGCGGCAGGATCGTCGAGGCGGGGGAGACCTATGATGTCTTCGTGCGGCCCCAGCATCCCACGACCCGCAGCTTCCTGTCGGGGGTGACCGGCGTGACGCTGCCCGATTTCGTGGCCTCCCGTTTGCACGAAACCGCGGGCAGTGAAGAGGTGATCCGCGTGACCTTTGCGGGCCAACATGCGACCGACCCGATGCTGGCGCTTCTGGGGCGCGATCTTGGCGTCTCGGTCAATATCCTTGCGGGCGCGGTCGAGGAAATCAGCGGGCGGCCTTTCGGTAATCTGCTGGTCTCGCTGCCTGCCCAACGCGGGGCCGAGGCGCGGGCTTACCTAGAGCGCCACAATCTGACGACGGAGGTTCTGGGCTATGTCGGCTAA
- a CDS encoding metallophosphoesterase translates to MTFRFIHASDLHIGRRFANLPEGQDTNLRGRLMEARHNSLVNLAQAARAQGARDVLLAGDTFDTPTPSAALLRQAVGAMQEAQDITWWLLPGNHDNLREAEPLWESLTREAPANLRALTESTPQEMTAGVFLLPAPIRWRAQADDPSVGLSDMVTPEGARRVGLAHGGITDFTEGGGTIAPDRDIRAGLDYLALGDWHGRMAVSARTHYSGTPEQDRFKHNRRGLCLSVTLGDLPQVEEIETGQFLWQDLALDLTPLQDSAEALQQVLPATGRRDILMRLNATGWTTLPGQFALQEAAKAQAPDFAYFRLRDTGLSVQYAAEDLDDIDHGGALRHAAETLRTEFGDERLDQAARLVAGDALARLYAYMREDTP, encoded by the coding sequence ATGACATTCCGTTTTATCCACGCATCAGATCTTCATATCGGCCGTCGCTTTGCCAATCTGCCCGAGGGACAGGATACGAATCTCCGGGGGCGGCTGATGGAAGCCCGCCATAACAGTCTGGTCAATCTGGCGCAGGCCGCGCGCGCGCAAGGTGCGAGGGACGTGCTTTTGGCCGGCGATACCTTCGACACCCCCACCCCTTCGGCGGCGCTGCTGCGTCAGGCGGTGGGGGCAATGCAGGAAGCGCAGGATATCACCTGGTGGCTTTTGCCCGGCAACCATGACAACCTGCGCGAGGCCGAACCGCTTTGGGAAAGCCTGACCCGCGAGGCCCCCGCCAATCTGCGCGCGCTGACCGAAAGCACCCCGCAAGAGATGACCGCAGGGGTCTTCCTGCTGCCCGCGCCGATCCGCTGGCGGGCGCAGGCCGATGACCCGTCCGTAGGGCTCTCCGATATGGTCACGCCCGAAGGCGCGCGGCGTGTGGGGCTGGCGCATGGCGGGATCACCGATTTCACCGAAGGGGGAGGGACCATCGCGCCCGACCGTGACATACGCGCGGGGCTGGACTATCTGGCGCTTGGCGACTGGCACGGGCGGATGGCGGTCAGCGCGCGCACCCATTATAGCGGCACCCCCGAACAGGACCGCTTCAAGCATAACCGGCGCGGGCTGTGCCTTTCCGTGACTTTGGGCGATCTGCCGCAGGTCGAGGAGATCGAGACAGGGCAGTTCCTGTGGCAGGATCTGGCGCTGGATCTGACGCCTTTGCAAGACAGTGCCGAGGCACTCCAGCAGGTCCTGCCCGCCACCGGACGCCGCGATATCCTGATGCGGCTGAACGCCACCGGCTGGACCACCCTGCCCGGGCAGTTCGCCCTGCAGGAAGCCGCCAAGGCGCAGGCCCCTGATTTCGCGTATTTCCGACTGCGGGATACAGGCCTGTCGGTGCAATATGCCGCCGAAGATCTTGATGATATCGATCATGGCGGAGCCTTGCGCCATGCCGCCGAAACGCTGCGCACCGAATTCGGGGACGAGCGTCTGGATCAGGCCGCGCGTCTGGTGGCAGGCGATGCGCTGGCACGGCTTTATGCCTATATGCGCGAGGACACCCCATGA